AGCATGATCTTCATCCCGGCGGGCATCCTGCTCTACGGCACCCGGCTCGATTTCCAGAACGTCGCCGACATGCCGGTTATGACGATCGCGACTATCATGATCTGCATCATCCTGTTCTTTACGGTGATCCTGCTGGGCGTAAAGAAACTGGGCATCGACCAGCGCACCGGCCTTTTGATCGCCTCCGGCACCGCCATTTGCGGCGCCTCCGCCATCGCCGTGCTCTCCCCGGTAGTCGGCGCCCGTTCGCGCGACACCTCGATGGCGCTGATCGTCACCACCACCGCCGGGCTAATCGGCGCGCTGCTTTACCCGATGATCGCCGACGCTATTTCGCTTTCAGACATCTCCTATGGAATTTTCTGCGGCTCCACCCTGCAGCAGATGGGGATCGTCAGGCTGGCCTCTTCCCACCTGGGCGATGCCGCCGTTGCTTACGCGGTCCCGGTCAAGATGCTGCGGATAGCGATGCTGGCGCCGATTACTCTGTTCCTTGCCGGCAAGACCGCGTTCAGGCCGGGCGCCGGGATCACTGCTTCCGCCAGTTCCCTGCAGGTGCTGAAGCGCAACTGGTTCCTGCCGCTGTTCGTGGCCGTGGCGCTGGTTTTCTCGTTCTTCGGCCCGGCCGCTTCATTGAGGACCGGCGTCGAGCCTTTCGCAATCGTGTTTCTGGCGCTGGCGCTCGCCAGCGTCGGCCTGTCGGTGGATTTCAACACGATCAAGTCAAGCGGCTCGCGACCCCTGCTGGTGGGAGTGCTGGGATGGGCGCTGGTCGCGACCGTGATCCTGGTGGCTCTGGTGCCGTTTCTGACCTGGAAGAGCTGACATGGCCACCCCCGTCAAACGACGCCATACGAGCATCTTTCGCAAGACCGCGATCATCTTCGTGGTTGTATCGCTGGTGCCGGTCGCGATTCTCGGCTTGCGCAGCCATCACATATTTGTCGAGCATCTGGACAAGATGGTCAAAGGCGGGCTCATCACAAGCGAGCAGGCCGACACACAGGCGCGCGATCTGGAGACACAAGCAGTCGTTTATTGTGGCTACGGCCTGGTCATCGCCCTCATCCTGGGATACTTTTTCGCCGGCAGCCTGGTGGAGCCGATCCGGACCCTGCAGCAGGGAGCCCGCAAGATCGGCGACGGCAATCTTGACCACCGAGTAGAGACCGACACCGAGGACGAGCTCGAAGAGCTGGCCACGACCATCAACCAGATGGCGCAATCACTTCAGACACGCGAGGCCGAGATCGAGCGGCGCAGCGAGGCCCTCTCCATCCTTTATGAAGTAGCCCACACCATGGCTGAATCCAGGGATCAGAACGAGCTGCTCGACAACGCCCTCGACAAGGCCATGCAGATCACGGGCTCGGTGACGGGTTGCATCCTGCTGCAGAACGATGACGGCAATCTGACGCCGGTCATCTGCCGCAGCTCAAACGGGGGTCGTCTCAACACGGAAGCACAGGCGCA
This genomic window from Actinomycetota bacterium contains:
- a CDS encoding YeiH family protein; translated protein: MHGIIEEAGSASSRAAVRQQSGNFFGRTNAAPRVPGMLLCLAIAAPSLELARYSPSVDALTLSLIMGMIIRNVIGASEMAQPGIRMVSMIFIPAGILLYGTRLDFQNVADMPVMTIATIMICIILFFTVILLGVKKLGIDQRTGLLIASGTAICGASAIAVLSPVVGARSRDTSMALIVTTTAGLIGALLYPMIADAISLSDISYGIFCGSTLQQMGIVRLASSHLGDAAVAYAVPVKMLRIAMLAPITLFLAGKTAFRPGAGITASASSLQVLKRNWFLPLFVAVALVFSFFGPAASLRTGVEPFAIVFLALALASVGLSVDFNTIKSSGSRPLLVGVLGWALVATVILVALVPFLTWKS